GGAAATCCACTTGCCCTCTTTAACGGTTTGCTATAGCAAAGCCTAGCAACAAATATGGCCTTTACATGGTTGGACCAGTCACATTCAAATTAGATCTTTTACTACTTTAAATTTTGTTGACCCTTTTCTTTATTGAATGGAGCAAGTAAAACTGTCAAGTTACCCGAGTGTATTGCTGTGTTGTTTTAACTAAATGTTCTGTAACAATTATGTTGTCTTAGGATAAGCCCTGCTGAGTTCATCATCCCTTATGATCAGTACATGGAGTCTCTCAAGAAGAATTACTCCATTGGCATGAGATTCAAAATGAGATTTGAAGGGGAAGAAGCTCCAGAGCAGAGGTATAGAAACTCGTTTCTAAATGAGATCTCAAGTATTCTCTGCATTGTTGCTATATTTGAGAATGACTGTGGATTCAGCTTTCAAGGCCAAAAGTACCTGTGTCACTGCATGAATATGATATATGCCTGTCTCGATGAATAGGGATAAAATtaaatctcactctctctctctctctctctctctctctcaaaacacATGCACACCGGCCCACCTCCACATACCATCAATGCCTAAGATTCTGCTACTCTTTCCTGTTACTTCTTGTATTCTCTGGTTGATATTAGGACCATGTATATACTTTAATAAAGCGAGATAAGTCGGTTGATATTGTTAATGTGTAGCCTTGTGACTTATTAAATTGTCGAAGGGTTGCTTCTCACCCCCCCCTCCCTTTCTCTGTAGCCCGcttcattttcatttaagaTTTCTCTTACATGGGCATTTTAAAATCACATAGGTTTACTGGAACAATAATCGGCATTGAAGATGCTGACCCAAAAGGGTGGCGAGATACAAAATGGAGGAGTCTCAAGGTAGTATTTTGACCCCTCGTCTATATGGTGTTGCTGGCATGGTTCCCACTTAAAATGTCATGCCACTTTTTCAGGTGAGATGGGATGAGAATTCTGCCATACCTCGTCCAGAAAGAGTATCACCTTGGAACGTAGAACCTGCTCTGGCTCCTCTTGCTCTAAACCCTCTTCCAGTGTCCAGGCCTAAAAGGCCCAGGTCAAGCATATTGCCCTCGTCTCCTGAATCTTCAGTTCTTACTAGGGAAGGTATGGCTTGTGTTGTTCTTGTTAGTGTAATGTCCATAGCTTTATAGTTTCAGGACCTATTGACTGACCTTGTTCAGGTTATATATGTAAAGTAGCTGCAGACCCTTCATCTTCAAATGGGCATTCGAGGATCTTGCAAGGTCCAGAATCATCAACCTTGAGAGGAATTGCCACCGATAATGATTTTGATGTCGTGGATAAGTCTGTAATGTTTACACCTTCAATGGAGGAAGAAAAGATTGATATGCTTTCTGCTTCTAAAAGACACGGACTGGATAGCTGGATGACTTCAGGCAGGAGGGGGCCAACCTGCGCTGATTTACTATCAGGTTTCGGTGGAAATACTGATGTCTCCCATGGGTTCAGCTTGTCCTCCGAACAATCTTCTGCAGCTAATCCAGCGAGAAAGCATTTAGTAGATCAAGGAAGGAAGTTTCATATAATTGGGAATTCTTGGTCCATGATACCTTCTAGTCTATCGCTTAACTTGTCAGAATCTAATAGAAACAGTTCTTTACATGGAAATGATATGCACTCTCCGCGAGGTATTGGGAAATATAGTGGGTCCAAAGAATATCCAGTTGTTCATGGCCAGAGAGTTGAGCAGCCACATCAGAACTGGGTGATGCGTCCACCCATGTCGCCTCATTTTAATTTTCCTCACGCAAGTGAGTCAATCTCAAAGTCTCCCTATGCACAACAGCATGAAGCCATTAAAGCAAAGGGAGGCAACTGCAAGCTCTTTGGAATTCCTCTGGTCAGCAATCCTGTTATGGCTAAGTCTGCTGTCTCAGTTAGAAGCGCGACAAATGTGTTCACGGACCATGTGGATTCCCCATCATGTCAAGCTCATGGGTTTCGACTGGATCAGCCAACGGAGCCACTAAATGCAGCAAATGGTGGAGATGATCTGGTTGCCAATGAGCTGGAGAAGGAGAAGCTGTTCCAGAATAGTCAACCACATAACAGAGATGTCCATCATAGGGTTCAGGCTAGCTCAACTAGAAGTTGTACCAAGGTTATCATTTTTCTCCAATGATTTTTCCAAGCTGACGTGACCTCTTTTGAGTTCTCTTATATTAATGAAGTATTTGTTC
The sequence above is drawn from the Eucalyptus grandis isolate ANBG69807.140 chromosome 11, ASM1654582v1, whole genome shotgun sequence genome and encodes:
- the LOC104427640 gene encoding auxin response factor 2A isoform X3 yields the protein MRDLCLDQREMASGSSRVEARADAEMALYNELWQACAGPLVAVPRQGERVFYFPQGHIEQVEASTNQVANQQMPLYNLPSKILCRVINVQLKAEPDTDEVFAQITLLPEANQDEDSLDKEPPPPPPPRFKVHSFCKTLTASDTSTHGGFSVLRRHADECLPQLDMSKQPPTQELAAKDLHGNEWRFRHIFRGQPRRHLLQSGWSVFVSSKRLVAGDAFIFLRGENGELRVGVRRAMKQQGNVSPSVISSHSMHLGVLATAWHAISTGTMFTVYYKPRISPAEFIIPYDQYMESLKKNYSIGMRFKMRFEGEEAPEQRFTGTIIGIEDADPKGWRDTKWRSLKVRWDENSAIPRPERVSPWNVEPALAPLALNPLPVSRPKRPRSSILPSSPESSVLTREAADPSSSNGHSRILQGPESSTLRGIATDNDFDVVDKSVMFTPSMEEEKIDMLSASKRHGLDSWMTSGRRGPTCADLLSGFGGNTDVSHGFSLSSEQSSAANPARKHLVDQGRKFHIIGNSWSMIPSSLSLNLSESNRNSSLHGNDMHSPRGIGKYSGSKEYPVVHGQRVEQPHQNWVMRPPMSPHFNFPHASESISKSPYAQQHEAIKAKGGNCKLFGIPLVSNPVMAKSAVSVRSATNVFTDHVDSPSCQAHGFRLDQPTEPLNAANGGDDLVANELEKEKLFQNSQPHNRDVHHRVQASSTRSCTKVQKQGIALGRSVDLAKFSNYDELRAELDQLFEFGGELMNPRSNWLIVYNDDEGDMMLVGDDPWQEFCGIVRKIFIYTREEVQKMKPGTISAKDEDNLMVDEGVFSKKMTSDTLPSASDPKNC
- the LOC104427640 gene encoding auxin response factor 2A isoform X4; protein product: MRDLCLDQREMASGSSRVEARADAEMALYNELWQACAGPLVAVPRQGERVFYFPQGHIEQVEASTNQVANQQMPLYNLPSKILCRVINVQLKAEPDTDEVFAQITLLPEANQDEDSLDKEPPPPPPPRFKVHSFCKTLTASDTSTHGGFSVLRRHADECLPQLDMSKQPPTQELAAKDLHGNEWRFRHIFRGQPRRHLLQSGWSVFVSSKRLVAGDAFIFLRGENGELRVGVRRAMKQQGNVSPSVISSHSMHLGVLATAWHAISTGTMFTVYYKPRISPAEFIIPYDQYMESLKKNYSIGMRFKMRFEGEEAPEQRFTGTIIGIEDADPKGWRDTKWRSLKVRWDENSAIPRPERVSPWNVEPALAPLALNPLPVSRPKRPRSSILPSSPESSVLTREDPSSSNGHSRILQGPESSTLRGIATDNDFDVVDKSVMFTPSMEEEKIDMLSASKRHGLDSWMTSGRRGPTCADLLSGFGGNTDVSHGFSLSSEQSSAANPARKHLVDQGRKFHIIGNSWSMIPSSLSLNLSESNRNSSLHGNDMHSPRGIGKYSGSKEYPVVHGQRVEQPHQNWVMRPPMSPHFNFPHASESISKSPYAQQHEAIKAKGGNCKLFGIPLVSNPVMAKSAVSVRSATNVFTDHVDSPSCQAHGFRLDQPTEPLNAANGGDDLVANELEKEKLFQNSQPHNRDVHHRVQASSTRSCTKVQKQGIALGRSVDLAKFSNYDELRAELDQLFEFGGELMNPRSNWLIVYNDDEGDMMLVGDDPWQEFCGIVRKIFIYTREEVQKMKPGTISAKDEDNLMVDEGVFSKKMTSDTLPSASDPKNC
- the LOC104427640 gene encoding auxin response factor 2A isoform X2 gives rise to the protein MRDLCLDQREMASGSSRVEARADAEMALYNELWQACAGPLVAVPRQGERVFYFPQGHIEQVEASTNQVANQQMPLYNLPSKILCRVINVQLKAEPDTDEVFAQITLLPEANQDEDSLDKEPPPPPPPRFKVHSFCKTLTASDTSTHGGFSVLRRHADECLPQLDMSKQPPTQELAAKDLHGNEWRFRHIFRGQPRRHLLQSGWSVFVSSKRLVAGDAFIFLRGENGELRVGVRRAMKQQGNVSPSVISSHSMHLGVLATAWHAISTGTMFTVYYKPRISPAEFIIPYDQYMESLKKNYSIGMRFKMRFEGEEAPEQRFTGTIIGIEDADPKGWRDTKWRSLKVRWDENSAIPRPERVSPWNVEPALAPLALNPLPVSRPKRPRSSILPSSPESSVLTREVAADPSSSNGHSRILQGPESSTLRGIATDNDFDVVDKSVMFTPSMEEEKIDMLSASKRHGLDSWMTSGRRGPTCADLLSGFGGNTDVSHGFSLSSEQSSAANPARKHLVDQGRKFHIIGNSWSMIPSSLSLNLSESNRNSSLHGNDMHSPRGIGKYSGSKEYPVVHGQRVEQPHQNWVMRPPMSPHFNFPHASESISKSPYAQQHEAIKAKGGNCKLFGIPLVSNPVMAKSAVSVRSATNVFTDHVDSPSCQAHGFRLDQPTEPLNAANGGDDLVANELEKEKLFQNSQPHNRDVHHRVQASSTRSCTKVQKQGIALGRSVDLAKFSNYDELRAELDQLFEFGGELMNPRSNWLIVYNDDEGDMMLVGDDPWQEFCGIVRKIFIYTREEVQKMKPGTISAKDEDNLMVDEGVFSKKMTSDTLPSASDPKNC
- the LOC104427640 gene encoding auxin response factor 2A isoform X1, with the translated sequence MRDLCLDQREMASGSSRVEARADAEMALYNELWQACAGPLVAVPRQGERVFYFPQGHIEQVEASTNQVANQQMPLYNLPSKILCRVINVQLKAEPDTDEVFAQITLLPEANQDEDSLDKEPPPPPPPRFKVHSFCKTLTASDTSTHGGFSVLRRHADECLPQLDMSKQPPTQELAAKDLHGNEWRFRHIFRGQPRRHLLQSGWSVFVSSKRLVAGDAFIFLRGENGELRVGVRRAMKQQGNVSPSVISSHSMHLGVLATAWHAISTGTMFTVYYKPRISPAEFIIPYDQYMESLKKNYSIGMRFKMRFEGEEAPEQRFTGTIIGIEDADPKGWRDTKWRSLKVRWDENSAIPRPERVSPWNVEPALAPLALNPLPVSRPKRPRSSILPSSPESSVLTREGYICKVAADPSSSNGHSRILQGPESSTLRGIATDNDFDVVDKSVMFTPSMEEEKIDMLSASKRHGLDSWMTSGRRGPTCADLLSGFGGNTDVSHGFSLSSEQSSAANPARKHLVDQGRKFHIIGNSWSMIPSSLSLNLSESNRNSSLHGNDMHSPRGIGKYSGSKEYPVVHGQRVEQPHQNWVMRPPMSPHFNFPHASESISKSPYAQQHEAIKAKGGNCKLFGIPLVSNPVMAKSAVSVRSATNVFTDHVDSPSCQAHGFRLDQPTEPLNAANGGDDLVANELEKEKLFQNSQPHNRDVHHRVQASSTRSCTKVQKQGIALGRSVDLAKFSNYDELRAELDQLFEFGGELMNPRSNWLIVYNDDEGDMMLVGDDPWQEFCGIVRKIFIYTREEVQKMKPGTISAKDEDNLMVDEGVFSKKMTSDTLPSASDPKNC